In bacterium 336/3, the following proteins share a genomic window:
- a CDS encoding glutamine synthetase, whose product MSILRFEAIKQAQDRPFVKVTPPSEKISDYFGVNVFGDEAMRQYLNADTYKKLKSAIAQGQPISLELADSVASGMKSWAMSKGVTHYTHWFQPLTGLTAEKHDAFFDLESDGRVLEKFKGSALAQQEPDASSFPSGGIRSTFEARGYTAWDATSPAFIMEDNGTKTLCIPTVFVSYTGEALDFKMPLLKALHAVDKAATSVAQYFDSDVTSTIATLGPEQEYFLVDKAMYYARPDLVSTGRTLFGHTPPKGQQLEDHYFGSIPSRVRAFMVDFEIECLKLGIPIRTRHNEVAPAQFECASTFEEANLAVDHNLLLMDVMEKVADKHDLKVLFHEKPFAGINGSGKHNNWSLQTNTGINLLSPSTKAKDNLRFLTFFINVIKAVHDNADLLRASIMSAANEHRLGANEAPPAIISVFVGAQMSEILDELEKKATIKVSKGENIYMKTGINKIPPVLLDNTDRNRTSPFAFTGNKFEFRAVGSSANCSSNMIVINTIMANQLALFKEEVDKRIAKGEKKEAAIINILKGYIKDSKKIIFEGDGYSEAWKKEALKKGLTNVTSCVESLEAFVSKKTIEIFEKHNVLSHRELDARYEILLEIYIKKIQIESRMMGELVVNHVIPTAISYQNKLVEYVRSLKAIGIEDALVESTLVTVKKIANYVNDLQTNVRDMIETRKQANNTEDVKKRAKIYSEKVKPYFEPLRYAVDKLELTISDEAWPLAKYRELLLIK is encoded by the coding sequence ATGTCAATTTTAAGATTTGAGGCTATAAAACAAGCCCAAGACCGTCCTTTTGTAAAAGTAACTCCCCCTTCAGAAAAAATTTCTGATTATTTTGGTGTCAATGTATTTGGTGACGAAGCAATGCGACAATACTTGAATGCTGACACCTACAAAAAATTAAAATCAGCTATTGCTCAAGGGCAGCCTATAAGCTTAGAATTGGCGGATAGTGTGGCTTCTGGTATGAAAAGTTGGGCAATGAGCAAAGGTGTAACACACTATACTCACTGGTTTCAACCTCTTACAGGACTTACAGCCGAAAAACATGATGCTTTTTTCGATTTAGAAAGTGATGGCAGAGTACTTGAGAAATTTAAAGGTTCAGCTTTGGCTCAACAAGAACCAGATGCTTCTTCATTCCCCAGTGGAGGTATTCGTTCTACTTTCGAAGCTCGTGGTTATACAGCTTGGGATGCAACGTCTCCTGCTTTTATTATGGAAGATAATGGGACAAAGACTTTGTGTATTCCTACCGTATTTGTTTCTTATACAGGTGAGGCTTTGGATTTTAAAATGCCTTTGTTGAAAGCTTTGCATGCTGTAGATAAAGCTGCAACATCTGTTGCTCAATATTTTGATTCTGATGTTACCAGTACTATTGCAACATTAGGACCTGAGCAAGAATATTTCTTGGTGGATAAAGCCATGTATTATGCTCGTCCAGACTTAGTTTCTACTGGTAGAACACTTTTTGGACATACTCCTCCTAAAGGACAACAATTAGAAGACCATTATTTTGGCTCAATCCCTTCTCGTGTAAGAGCATTTATGGTAGATTTTGAAATTGAATGTTTAAAGTTAGGTATTCCCATTCGTACACGTCACAATGAAGTAGCTCCTGCTCAATTCGAATGTGCTTCTACATTTGAAGAGGCAAATTTGGCAGTTGATCATAATTTGCTTTTGATGGATGTAATGGAAAAAGTTGCTGACAAACACGATTTGAAAGTGCTTTTCCACGAAAAACCTTTTGCAGGTATCAATGGTAGTGGTAAACATAACAACTGGTCTTTACAAACCAACACAGGTATCAATTTGCTTTCACCAAGTACCAAAGCAAAAGATAATTTAAGATTTTTAACCTTTTTTATCAATGTTATCAAGGCTGTACACGATAATGCAGATTTATTGCGTGCAAGTATCATGTCGGCTGCAAACGAACATCGTTTAGGTGCAAATGAAGCTCCTCCTGCAATTATCTCCGTTTTTGTGGGTGCTCAAATGAGTGAAATCTTAGATGAATTAGAGAAAAAAGCTACTATAAAAGTTTCTAAAGGTGAGAATATCTATATGAAAACAGGCATTAATAAAATACCTCCTGTACTTTTAGATAATACAGACCGTAACAGAACATCTCCATTCGCATTTACAGGTAATAAATTTGAATTTAGAGCTGTAGGTTCTTCTGCAAATTGTTCTTCTAATATGATTGTCATCAATACAATTATGGCAAATCAGTTGGCTCTATTTAAAGAGGAAGTAGATAAACGTATAGCTAAAGGTGAAAAGAAAGAAGCAGCTATTATCAATATTTTGAAAGGCTATATCAAAGATAGTAAGAAAATTATTTTTGAAGGAGATGGTTATTCAGAAGCATGGAAAAAAGAAGCTTTGAAAAAAGGTTTAACCAATGTTACTTCTTGTGTGGAGTCTTTGGAGGCTTTTGTAAGTAAAAAGACTATTGAGATTTTTGAAAAACACAATGTTTTATCACACAGAGAATTAGATGCTCGTTATGAAATTTTATTAGAAATATATATTAAAAAGATTCAAATAGAATCTCGTATGATGGGTGAATTGGTTGTAAATCATGTTATTCCTACTGCTATTTCTTACCAAAATAAATTGGTAGAATATGTAAGAAGCTTGAAAGCAATAGGTATTGAAGATGCTTTGGTAGAGAGTACACTTGTAACAGTCAAGAAAATAGCTAATTATGTGAATGATTTGCAAACTAATGTTCGTGATATGATTGAAACTCGTAAGCAGGCAAACAATACAGAAGATGTGAAAAAACGAGCTAAAATTTATAGCGAGAAAGTAAAACCTTATTTTGAGCCTCTTCGTTATGCTGTGGATAAATTAGAACTTACTATCAGCGATGAAGCATGGCCTTTGGCAAAATACAGAGAATTGTTACTTATCAAATAA
- a CDS encoding heptosyltransferase, with protein sequence MKKTYQKVLIIQTAFIGDVILATAVLEKLYAYYPEAEYTFLLRKGNEMLLQNHPFLKKVLVWDKSQNKYKNFWKTLKQIRFEKYDLVVNLQRYASSGIFMAFSGAKEKMCFDKNPFSWGATHKVKHKIEKGTHEIDRNQSLIAHITDEKSAKPKLYPSISDFETIKPYQDSKYICIAPASVWFTKQFPIHKWIEFIKLLPIETNIYLLGAKSDFELCEEIKEKAKHPFLHNLAGKLNLLASAALMQKATMNYVNDSAPLHLASALNAPVCAVYCSTVTDFGFYPVSEKSYVIETAQNLPCRPCGLHGYKACPKGHFACAESIDTQKLAVLMNI encoded by the coding sequence ATGAAAAAAACTTACCAAAAGGTACTCATTATACAAACTGCTTTTATTGGGGATGTAATTTTAGCTACAGCCGTATTGGAGAAGCTTTATGCATATTATCCAGAAGCAGAATATACTTTTTTATTACGAAAAGGTAACGAAATGTTACTTCAAAATCACCCATTCTTAAAAAAGGTATTGGTGTGGGATAAGAGCCAAAATAAATATAAAAACTTTTGGAAAACTCTAAAGCAAATTAGATTTGAAAAATACGATTTGGTAGTAAACTTGCAAAGATATGCTTCTTCAGGGATATTTATGGCTTTTTCTGGTGCAAAAGAAAAGATGTGTTTCGATAAAAACCCGTTTTCTTGGGGGGCTACTCATAAGGTAAAACATAAAATCGAAAAAGGAACACATGAAATAGATAGAAATCAGAGTTTAATAGCTCATATTACAGATGAAAAAAGTGCAAAACCAAAACTTTATCCCTCTATAAGCGACTTTGAGACAATAAAACCTTACCAAGACAGTAAATATATTTGTATAGCTCCTGCTTCAGTTTGGTTTACCAAACAATTTCCTATACATAAATGGATAGAATTCATTAAATTATTGCCGATAGAAACTAATATTTATTTATTGGGAGCAAAATCAGACTTTGAATTGTGTGAAGAAATCAAAGAGAAAGCAAAACACCCGTTTTTACATAATCTGGCAGGTAAACTAAACCTTTTGGCATCGGCAGCATTGATGCAAAAAGCTACAATGAATTATGTAAATGACTCAGCACCATTGCATTTGGCTTCAGCTCTTAATGCTCCAGTTTGTGCTGTATATTGTTCAACAGTTACTGATTTTGGATTTTACCCTGTGTCAGAAAAATCTTATGTAATAGAAACGGCTCAAAATTTGCCATGTCGTCCTTGTGGTTTGCATGGATACAAAGCCTGCCCCAAAGGGCATTTTGCTTGTGCAGAAAGTATAGATACACAAAAACTGGCAGTTTTGATGAATATATGA
- a CDS encoding deoxyribose-phosphate aldolase (catalyzes the formation of D-glyceraldehyde 3-phosphate and acetaldehyde from 2-deoxy-D-ribose-5-phosphate) translates to MNNIASYIEHTILNPLTTSSEIDKLIGEAKEYNFVGVCVPPYWVEKTHRDLRGTDIKTVTVVGFPLGYQRTQAKRQEMETAIKDGADELDMVMTLSAFANGSYDWVKIEIAQLAKLAHEREKILKVILETAYWNDEQIKLACQLCVEAGTDFVKTSTGFAKEGAKVEHIQLMRSICPTSVGVKASGGIRSYENAISMIQAGADRIGTSASVAIVTQGL, encoded by the coding sequence ATGAATAATATAGCGTCTTATATAGAACATACGATTTTAAATCCACTCACTACCTCCAGCGAAATAGATAAATTGATAGGAGAGGCAAAAGAGTATAATTTCGTAGGAGTTTGTGTACCACCTTATTGGGTAGAAAAAACCCATAGAGATTTACGAGGTACAGACATTAAAACGGTTACAGTAGTAGGCTTTCCTTTGGGATATCAGAGAACGCAAGCCAAAAGACAAGAAATGGAAACGGCTATCAAAGATGGTGCAGATGAACTGGATATGGTTATGACGCTTTCGGCCTTTGCCAATGGCTCTTATGATTGGGTAAAAATAGAAATTGCACAACTTGCTAAATTAGCTCATGAAAGAGAAAAAATATTGAAAGTGATTCTAGAAACAGCTTACTGGAATGATGAACAAATCAAATTAGCTTGCCAATTGTGTGTAGAAGCAGGAACCGATTTTGTAAAGACTTCTACAGGTTTTGCCAAAGAAGGAGCAAAAGTAGAACATATACAACTCATGCGTAGTATTTGTCCTACTTCTGTAGGTGTAAAAGCTTCTGGAGGTATCCGCTCTTACGAGAATGCAATAAGTATGATACAAGCAGGTGCTGATAGAATTGGCACTTCTGCAAGTGTAGCTATTGTAACGCAGGGATTATAA
- a CDS encoding transcriptional regulator, whose protein sequence is MKTKILFAEDDPNLGKVVADYLNISGYQTMLYSNGKLAWEAFLSECFDICLLDVMMPELDGFSVAKLIREKSTHIPILFITAKSMEEDKIEGFKIGADDYILKPFSIEELILRIEVFLRRSKSISTQPKEKNTSLGKYTFNYTNLSLSIASKTKVLTQKEADILQMFRDNLGNIVKREELLIKIWGNDDYFLGRSLDVFISKLRKYLKDDENIEIKNHHSIGFQLIIHQ, encoded by the coding sequence ATGAAAACTAAAATACTATTTGCTGAAGATGATCCCAATCTTGGGAAAGTAGTAGCTGATTATTTGAATATTTCGGGTTATCAAACCATGCTTTATTCTAATGGTAAATTGGCTTGGGAGGCTTTTCTTTCTGAGTGTTTTGATATTTGTTTATTGGATGTCATGATGCCTGAATTGGACGGTTTTAGTGTAGCAAAACTTATTAGAGAAAAAAGCACCCATATTCCAATTTTATTTATCACTGCCAAATCTATGGAAGAAGATAAAATTGAGGGTTTTAAAATTGGGGCTGATGATTATATTTTAAAACCATTTAGTATTGAAGAACTGATTTTACGTATTGAAGTTTTTTTAAGAAGGAGTAAAAGTATTTCTACTCAACCCAAAGAAAAAAATACTTCTTTGGGCAAATACACCTTCAATTACACAAATTTAAGTCTTTCCATTGCTTCAAAAACCAAAGTACTTACACAAAAAGAAGCTGATATTTTACAAATGTTTAGGGATAATTTAGGGAATATTGTAAAAAGAGAGGAGTTGCTTATAAAAATTTGGGGTAATGACGATTATTTTTTGGGTAGAAGTTTAGATGTTTTTATTTCAAAACTTCGAAAATATTTGAAAGATGATGAAAATATAGAAATCAAAAATCACCATTCTATTGGTTTCCAATTAATTATACATCAATAA
- a CDS encoding seryl-tRNA synthetase, producing MLQIQFIRENTEKTIKGLQKKHFADAEEKVKEALALDAQRREAQKQQDDALAKSNQLSKQIGVLMKDGKKDEAENVKQEAKSLSDEAKTLVEKASELEEKLYQILVTFPNLPSEQVPEGKTANDNVVVESHGEVPTLHEGALPHWELIVKYDIIDFELGNKVTGAGFPFYKGKGAKLQRALINFFLDEAEKAGYFEVQPPILINKDSGFGTGQLPDKDGQMYHATVDDFYLIPTAEVPITNMYRDVIVDVEQLPIKNVGYTPCFRREAGSWGADVRGLNRLHQFDKVEIVQIQHPEKSYETLEDMREYVQGLLEKLELPYRVLKLCGGDMSFTSALTYDMEVYSAAQKRWLEVSSVSNFESYQANRLKLRYKGDDKKTHLLHTLNGSALALPRIVAAILENKQTEDGINIPKVLHPYTKFEKI from the coding sequence ATGTTACAGATTCAATTTATCAGAGAAAATACTGAAAAAACTATAAAAGGGCTACAAAAAAAGCATTTTGCTGATGCAGAAGAAAAAGTAAAAGAAGCTTTGGCTTTGGATGCTCAACGCCGTGAAGCCCAAAAACAACAAGATGATGCCCTTGCCAAATCAAATCAGCTTTCTAAACAAATTGGTGTTTTGATGAAAGATGGTAAAAAAGATGAAGCTGAAAACGTAAAACAAGAAGCCAAAAGCCTTTCTGATGAAGCCAAAACTCTTGTAGAAAAAGCATCTGAATTAGAAGAAAAATTATATCAAATATTAGTAACATTTCCCAATTTACCTTCTGAACAAGTTCCTGAAGGTAAAACAGCCAATGACAATGTAGTGGTTGAATCTCATGGAGAAGTGCCTACATTACATGAAGGTGCTTTACCACACTGGGAACTCATTGTAAAGTACGATATTATCGATTTTGAGTTGGGTAATAAAGTTACTGGAGCAGGTTTTCCGTTTTATAAAGGAAAGGGAGCTAAATTGCAAAGAGCTTTAATCAATTTCTTTTTAGATGAAGCTGAAAAGGCTGGTTATTTTGAAGTACAGCCTCCTATTTTGATTAACAAAGATTCAGGCTTTGGAACAGGACAACTTCCTGATAAAGATGGACAAATGTATCATGCTACAGTAGATGATTTTTACCTGATACCTACAGCCGAAGTACCTATCACCAATATGTACAGAGATGTGATTGTAGACGTAGAACAATTACCTATCAAAAATGTAGGCTATACTCCTTGTTTTAGAAGAGAAGCTGGTAGTTGGGGTGCTGATGTAAGAGGGTTGAACCGTTTGCACCAATTTGATAAAGTCGAAATTGTACAAATTCAGCACCCAGAGAAGTCTTATGAAACGCTTGAGGACATGCGAGAGTATGTACAAGGGCTTTTGGAAAAATTGGAATTGCCTTACAGAGTTCTAAAACTTTGTGGTGGAGATATGAGTTTTACATCTGCCCTTACTTACGATATGGAAGTGTATTCTGCTGCTCAGAAACGTTGGTTAGAAGTGAGTTCCGTGAGTAATTTTGAAAGCTATCAGGCGAACCGTTTGAAATTGCGTTATAAAGGTGATGATAAGAAAACTCATCTTTTACACACACTCAATGGTAGTGCTTTGGCGTTGCCTCGTATTGTGGCAGCTATTTTAGAAAATAAACAAACTGAGGATGGTATCAATATTCCAAAAGTATTGCACCCTTATACAAAGTTTGAGAAGATATAA
- a CDS encoding ATP-dependent endonuclease has protein sequence MKASQLFTQNINFQLTTEQQEFATKLDNFFQDSEKRSTIILRGYAGTGKTLMVSSLVRIASKMGYKISLLAPTGRAAKVLGGYAHKRASTIHRKIYQQTDTKQGNFVFKRVKNSSEKTIYIVDEASMISDTAVFGSKSLLNDLISYVFENMGSQNKLLLVGDVAQLPPVGENLSVALDKDYMTSKYDLDIIFQEFTQVMRQEQNSGILYNATLIRNSLKNEDIKLQLRTKGYKDFYKMTSERLEDGLRYAYDKFGIEDTIVICRSNKNANNFNQYIRRAIRFAESEIEAGDYLMIVKNNYFVLSDNGQEGFLANGDFVQIQKIRNEEEEYGFRFATMELRLVDYPDAPPFEAKVILNSLYTEHPSLPTKDYESLYKQVLESYADITQQRKRQEALKNDPYLNALQVKFAYAITCHKSQGGQWQAVFVEQGFLTEEMLNIDFLRWLYTGLTRAEKELFLVNFRDEFFESN, from the coding sequence ATGAAAGCTTCTCAGCTTTTCACGCAAAACATTAATTTTCAGCTTACTACCGAACAGCAAGAATTTGCCACAAAACTGGATAATTTTTTTCAGGATTCAGAAAAGCGTTCAACCATTATTTTAAGAGGTTATGCAGGTACGGGGAAAACCTTGATGGTGAGTAGCTTGGTTAGAATTGCCTCCAAAATGGGTTATAAAATTTCGTTACTTGCACCCACAGGAAGAGCAGCAAAAGTATTAGGCGGTTATGCCCACAAAAGAGCTTCTACAATTCACAGAAAGATTTACCAACAAACAGATACCAAACAAGGCAATTTCGTATTCAAAAGAGTTAAAAACTCTTCTGAAAAAACCATTTATATTGTAGATGAGGCTTCTATGATTTCAGATACAGCCGTTTTTGGTTCAAAAAGTTTGTTGAATGATTTGATTTCGTATGTTTTTGAGAATATGGGCTCTCAAAATAAGCTGTTATTGGTCGGCGATGTAGCACAATTGCCTCCTGTAGGAGAAAACTTGAGTGTAGCTTTGGATAAAGATTATATGACAAGCAAATATGATTTGGATATTATTTTTCAAGAGTTTACCCAAGTCATGCGACAAGAACAAAACTCAGGGATACTTTATAATGCCACTCTTATCAGAAATAGTCTGAAAAATGAGGATATAAAATTACAACTGAGAACTAAAGGCTACAAAGATTTTTATAAAATGACCAGCGAACGCCTTGAGGACGGACTCAGGTACGCTTATGATAAGTTTGGAATTGAAGATACCATTGTAATTTGTCGTTCTAATAAAAATGCAAATAATTTTAACCAATACATCCGAAGGGCTATCCGATTTGCCGAATCAGAAATAGAAGCAGGTGATTATCTGATGATTGTAAAAAACAATTATTTTGTACTCTCAGATAACGGTCAAGAAGGTTTCTTAGCCAATGGAGATTTTGTTCAGATTCAGAAAATCAGAAATGAAGAAGAAGAATATGGTTTTCGTTTTGCAACAATGGAACTCCGTTTGGTCGATTATCCTGATGCCCCTCCTTTTGAAGCAAAGGTTATCTTAAATTCTCTTTACACTGAACACCCCTCTCTACCCACAAAAGACTATGAGAGTCTTTATAAACAAGTTCTAGAGAGTTATGCTGATATTACTCAACAACGTAAAAGGCAAGAAGCTCTCAAAAACGACCCTTATCTCAATGCTTTACAAGTAAAATTTGCTTACGCCATTACTTGCCACAAATCGCAAGGAGGGCAATGGCAAGCAGTTTTTGTAGAACAAGGATTTTTAACTGAAGAAATGCTCAATATAGACTTTTTGAGATGGCTTTATACAGGACTAACAAGAGCAGAAAAAGAATTGTTTTTGGTAAATTTTAGAGATGAGTTCTTTGAGAGTAATTAA
- a CDS encoding DEAD/DEAH box helicase, which translates to MKFSELNLVEPILKALDEEGYQNPTPIQEQAIPIVLDKKDLLAVAQTGTGKTAAFAIPILQLLSENPSQQKSRKARALILTPTRELAIQIEESFAAYGRHTNLKSTVIFGGVNQNPQVTAIRQGVDIIIATPGRLLDIINQGLLKLNTIEFFVLDEADRMLDMGFITDIKKLLVLLPKKRQTLFFSATMPPEIIKLSSSILMNPLKVSVTPVSSTVDLINQSVYYVDKENKNKLLLELLKDKAIKTVLVFTRTKHGADKVVKALLKENIKAEAIHGNKSQNARQRALSNFKEQSTRVLVATDIAARGIDVDDLAFVINYETSNIAETYVHRIGRTGRAGAKGTAISFIDAEEKAYLKDIEKLINKKIPVVVEHPFPMINGTPEKKTIQQKPVKKGNSQKTRKPFNKSFKKQKYKGD; encoded by the coding sequence ATGAAATTTAGTGAATTAAACTTAGTTGAGCCAATTTTAAAGGCTTTAGACGAAGAAGGTTATCAAAACCCAACACCAATCCAAGAACAAGCGATCCCGATTGTTTTAGATAAAAAAGATTTACTTGCTGTTGCACAAACGGGAACAGGCAAAACAGCAGCTTTTGCAATCCCAATTTTGCAACTTCTTTCTGAAAATCCTTCACAACAGAAATCCAGAAAAGCTCGAGCTTTGATTCTCACACCAACAAGAGAACTTGCTATACAAATAGAAGAGAGTTTTGCAGCTTATGGACGACATACCAATCTGAAAAGTACAGTTATTTTTGGTGGCGTTAATCAAAATCCACAAGTAACAGCTATTCGACAAGGAGTTGATATCATTATTGCAACACCAGGAAGACTTTTAGACATTATCAATCAAGGTTTGCTCAAACTAAATACGATTGAGTTTTTCGTTTTGGACGAGGCGGATCGTATGCTAGATATGGGTTTTATTACAGACATCAAAAAATTACTGGTTTTACTACCTAAAAAGCGTCAAACGCTTTTTTTCTCTGCAACAATGCCTCCAGAAATCATTAAGTTGTCATCAAGTATTTTGATGAATCCTCTTAAAGTTTCAGTTACACCTGTCTCATCTACTGTTGATTTAATCAATCAATCAGTATATTATGTTGACAAAGAAAACAAAAACAAGTTATTGTTAGAACTTTTGAAGGATAAAGCCATCAAAACGGTTTTAGTTTTTACTAGAACAAAACATGGGGCAGATAAAGTCGTCAAAGCATTGTTGAAAGAAAACATCAAAGCTGAGGCAATTCATGGAAATAAGTCCCAAAATGCTCGACAAAGAGCATTATCCAATTTCAAAGAGCAATCAACAAGAGTTTTGGTAGCAACTGATATTGCAGCTCGTGGTATTGATGTGGATGATTTGGCTTTTGTAATTAACTACGAAACCTCTAATATTGCTGAAACTTATGTCCACAGAATTGGGCGTACTGGTAGAGCAGGAGCAAAAGGAACAGCTATTTCATTTATAGATGCAGAAGAAAAAGCTTATTTGAAAGATATTGAGAAGTTAATCAATAAGAAAATTCCTGTAGTCGTTGAACACCCATTTCCAATGATAAATGGTACTCCTGAAAAAAAGACGATACAACAAAAACCTGTTAAGAAAGGAAATAGCCAAAAAACTAGAAAACCATTTAATAAAAGTTTTAAAAAACAAAAGTATAAAGGAGATTAG